A genome region from Penaeus chinensis breed Huanghai No. 1 chromosome 15, ASM1920278v2, whole genome shotgun sequence includes the following:
- the LOC125032971 gene encoding DCN1-like protein 3: MGKCLSCLKVRPPAHQHNLQHYPALQHPPPMHEYEQTQEGSESGSSLSGLEGRSPVPPPDTQSNGSGKNSIIVSAPEKRSFYSRIPPLAKTASNEVKRLSSKEYSEAKIISLFDHYKDQHYDAILSEGIEHLCMDLNVKPEEFIVLVLAWKFGAETMCRFTRAEFLSGCKALKVDSIKGIQSKFSDMLHEVQRPEEFKDLYRFTFKFGLDSDTGQRILPSDMAVLLWKLVFSQREPSILKRWLAFLERHPNIRGIPRDTWNMFLNFAETVGDDLSSYDDTEAWPSLFDDFVEYENDQLNQNISKDHKEENE, from the exons ATGGGGAAGTGCCTATCTTGTCTGAAGGTACGTCCTCCTGCCCACCAACACAATCTTCAACACTACCCTGCTTTGCAGCATCCTCCGCCCATGCATGAATATGAACAGACACAAG aAGGAAGTGAGAGTGGTAGCAGCCTCAGTGGGCTTGAAGGAAGGTCACCAGTGCCACCACCTGATACGCAAAGCAATGGTAGTGGAAAAAATAGCATAATTGTCAGTGCTCCAGAGAAACGGTCATTTTATTCTAGGATTCCACCGCTTGCCAAGACTGCTAGTAATGAAGTTAAAAGACTATCATCTAAAGAATATTCAGAAGCAAAGATTATTAGCTTGTTTGACCACTATAAGGACCAGCATTATGATGCTATACTGTCAGAAGGTATTGAACATCTGTGCATGGATCTGAATGTTAAACCTGAAGAGTTTATAGTGTTAGTGTTAGCCTGGAAATTTGGGGCAGAAACTATGTGCCGGTTTACGCGTGCAGAATTCCTAAGTGGATGCAAAGCTCTTAAAGTGGATTCAATCAAGGGTATACAGTCCAAATTCTCAGATATGCTACATGAGGTCCAGAGACCAGAAGAATTCAAAGACCTTTATAGATTTACATTTAAATTTGGTCTGGATTCTGACACCGGCCAACGAATTTTACCGTCCGATATGGCAGTGTTGTTATGGAAACTTGTCTTTTCTCAGCGTGAGCCAAGTATATTGAAGAGATGGTTAGCATTCCTTGAAAGACATCCCAATATTCGTGGTATACCAAGAGACACGTGGAATATGTTCCTAAATTTTGCTGAAACTGTAGGAGATGATCTGAGTTCTTATGATGATACGGAAGCATGGCCCAGTCTGTTTGATGATTTTGTGGAATATGAGAATGATCAGTTGAACCAGAACATTAGTAAAGaccataaagaagaaaatgaataa